Sequence from the Deinococcus ruber genome:
CCAGTGCAGGCCCGGCGTGCGGTAATAGCCCGCTGCCCACAGCTGCGTTCTCAGGAAATAGGCGTCGCTGACGAGTTTGTTGAAGCTCATGGCCTGATCCGGGTGGCCCAGCGGATACACCAGCCCGTTCTCGAAGCGCACGTCGTCTGGATGCACACTGAGAGCACCCGCTGCCACTGCCGCCAGCCGCTCTTTGATCTGATCGCAGGCATTCTTGATGGCCCCGCCGTTCAGGTCGGCCCCCGAACTCGCCGCCGTTGCCGAGGTATTGGGCACCTTGTCGGTGCGCGTCGGCGCGAGCCGGATGGCGGAAATCGGCACGCCCAGCGCGGTGGCCGCCACCTGAATCATCTTGGTATGCAGTCCCTGGCCCATCTCGGTGCCGCCGTGATTGATGAGCACCGAGCCGTCTTTGTAGACGTGAACGAGCGCTCCGGCCTGGTTGTAGGCGGTGAAATTAAACGAAATTCCGAACTTGACCGGCGTGATGGCAAGGGCGCGTTTGCGGTGCGGGTGCGCCGCGTTGAACGCCTGAATGTCGGCCTGTCTCGCGGCAAATTCGCTGCGTTCCAGCAGGGTGCTCCACACCGTCTGGAGTCTCTCGGCGTGGCGCACCGGCTGGCCGTAGGGGGTGGCCTCGCCCGGCGCGTAGAAGTTGCGCTGCCGCAGATCGTGGGCTTCCAGCCCCAGCAGCGGAGCGCAGCGGCCCAGGATGTCTTCGATCACCAGCATGCCCTGCGGCCCGCCAAAGCCCCTGAACGCCGTCTGAGACGTTTTGTTGGTCTTGCACACCCGCCCCAGCACCTCGACATGCGGAATGTAATAGGCGTTGTCGATATGGCACAGCGCCCGCGCCAGCACCGGTTCCGACAGGTCGAGGCTCCAGCCGCCGTCGCTGCTGAGCGTGGCTTGCAGGGCGGTCAGGCGGCCCTGCGCGTCAAAGCCGACCTTCCAGCTCGAATGAAAGGGGTGGCGCTTGCCGGTCATGGTCAGATCCTGCGTGCGGTTCAGGCGCACCCGCACCGGGCGTCCAGTCAGCACCGCGCCCAGCGCCGCAATCGCCGCGAAGCCGTGCGGCTGCATCTCCTTGCCGCCAAAGCCGCCGCCCATCCGCAGACACTGCACCGTCACTTCAGCACTCGTCAGGCCCAGCACGTGCGCCACGATGTCCTGTGTTTCGGTGGGGTGCTGCGTGCTGCTCTGAATAAAGACCTGCCCCGACTCGTCGAGATACGCGAGCGCGGCATTGGTTTCCAGATAGAAATGCTCCTGCCCGCCGAACTCGAAGTCGCCCTCGAAGACGTGGGCCGCTTCCCCGAAGCCGACGCTCACATCGCCGCGCCGCAGGGTCGGCTGTGCGCCCTGGAAGCTGTCCTGAGCGATGGCCTCCTGAATGGTCAGGATGGCGGGCAGCGCCTCGTATTCGACCTCGATGGCCTCTGCACCGCGCCGCGCCGCGTCGATGCTGTCAGCCAGCACCCAGCACACCGCCTGTCCGTAGAACAGCACTTCCCGTGGGCCGTGTTCCCCGAACAGCAGCGGCTCGTCGTGCTTGACGCCCGCATCGTTGACGCCGGGCACGTCGGCAGCGGTCAATACCCGCACCACGCCGGGAATGTCCAGCGCTCCCTGCGTCTTCATCCGGACGATGCGGGCGTGCGCGTGCGGAGCCTGAAGCGGCCACGCGTGCAGCAGGTTGTGCAGCCGGACGCCCAGATCGTCGGTGTACAGCGCCAGTCCGCTCACGTGCAGTTCGGCGCTCTCGTGCGGAACTGCGTCACCGACTGCGCCCACGGGCGGGCGTTCAAACAGGCTCATGCCAGCACCTCCTGTGCGTGCTCGAAATAGAATTTCAGCAGCGTCTGTTCCAGCATGGCGGCGCGGTAAGCAGCACTGGCGCGGTGATCGTCCAGCGGGGTTCCTTCCTGGCCCAGCAGCCGGGCAGCGGCCCGCACATTTTTCTCGTTCCAGAC
This genomic interval carries:
- the xdhB gene encoding xanthine dehydrogenase molybdopterin binding subunit translates to MSLFERPPVGAVGDAVPHESAELHVSGLALYTDDLGVRLHNLLHAWPLQAPHAHARIVRMKTQGALDIPGVVRVLTAADVPGVNDAGVKHDEPLLFGEHGPREVLFYGQAVCWVLADSIDAARRGAEAIEVEYEALPAILTIQEAIAQDSFQGAQPTLRRGDVSVGFGEAAHVFEGDFEFGGQEHFYLETNAALAYLDESGQVFIQSSTQHPTETQDIVAHVLGLTSAEVTVQCLRMGGGFGGKEMQPHGFAAIAALGAVLTGRPVRVRLNRTQDLTMTGKRHPFHSSWKVGFDAQGRLTALQATLSSDGGWSLDLSEPVLARALCHIDNAYYIPHVEVLGRVCKTNKTSQTAFRGFGGPQGMLVIEDILGRCAPLLGLEAHDLRQRNFYAPGEATPYGQPVRHAERLQTVWSTLLERSEFAARQADIQAFNAAHPHRKRALAITPVKFGISFNFTAYNQAGALVHVYKDGSVLINHGGTEMGQGLHTKMIQVAATALGVPISAIRLAPTRTDKVPNTSATAASSGADLNGGAIKNACDQIKERLAAVAAGALSVHPDDVRFENGLVYPLGHPDQAMSFNKLVSDAYFLRTQLWAAGYYRTPGLHWDRVTVQGEPFKYFSYGASVSEVEIDGFTGAYRLLRADLLHDVGDSLSPLIDIGQVEGGFVQGVGWLTLEELKWDTGSGPNRGRLATQAASTYKLPSFSEMPDVFNVALLEQATESGVVYGSKAVGEPPLMLAISVREALRQAAASFGPPQRAQLLSSPATPEAVYWALETARQAQGTEVAADD